In Entomomonas moraniae, one DNA window encodes the following:
- a CDS encoding quaternary amine ABC transporter ATP-binding protein yields MHSPKILIRNLYKIFGNRPSDAIPLLQQGWSKEKILEEKELLVGINNVSFEINEGEIFVIMGLSGSGKSTLARLINRLYEPTVGEVLIDNRDIFKLSTKEIIHLRCNEMSMVFQSFALLPNRTALGNTAFGLEVAKVKKKERLKRAIEVLEQMGLANFAQKYPHELSGGMQQRVGLARALALNPSILIMDEAFSALDPLKRREMQDLLLQLQKEHQRTIVFVSHDIEEALRIGSRIAIMQDGCLVQVGTPQQIITNPANEYVRSFFDTIDTTRFIKAIDIAIPLPNNTPIPNATIAAQTLLSEVIENLVMNKKALLVVDEHNKHCGYISEAEVLNTLYGASNDH; encoded by the coding sequence ATGCATTCTCCCAAAATACTGATTCGTAATCTTTATAAAATTTTTGGTAATCGCCCAAGCGATGCAATACCACTTTTACAGCAAGGTTGGTCAAAAGAAAAAATCCTTGAAGAGAAAGAACTATTAGTTGGAATTAATAATGTTTCCTTTGAAATTAATGAAGGGGAAATCTTCGTTATCATGGGATTGTCAGGTTCAGGGAAATCTACACTCGCTCGTTTAATTAATCGCCTATATGAACCGACAGTAGGCGAAGTTTTAATTGATAATCGTGATATTTTTAAATTAAGTACAAAAGAAATTATTCATCTACGTTGCAATGAAATGAGCATGGTTTTTCAATCTTTTGCTTTACTTCCTAATCGCACAGCTTTGGGTAATACTGCCTTTGGATTAGAGGTGGCTAAGGTCAAGAAAAAAGAACGACTAAAACGCGCTATAGAAGTATTAGAACAAATGGGGCTAGCCAATTTTGCACAAAAGTACCCCCACGAGCTTTCGGGAGGAATGCAACAACGTGTGGGTTTAGCAAGGGCATTAGCATTAAACCCGTCTATTTTAATTATGGACGAAGCTTTTTCTGCCTTAGATCCTTTAAAACGCCGTGAAATGCAGGATTTACTCCTTCAATTACAAAAAGAGCATCAAAGGACTATAGTTTTTGTTTCTCATGACATTGAGGAAGCATTACGCATAGGTTCTCGTATTGCCATTATGCAAGATGGCTGCTTAGTACAGGTGGGCACACCTCAGCAGATTATTACCAATCCAGCCAATGAATATGTTCGTAGTTTTTTTGATACCATTGATACAACACGTTTTATTAAAGCCATTGATATTGCTATTCCATTACCTAATAATACTCCCATACCCAATGCAACAATTGCTGCCCAAACTTTATTATCAGAAGTTATTGAAAACTTAGTCATGAATAAAAAAGCACTATTAGTAGTAGACGAACACAACAAGCACTGTGGCTATATTTCTGAAGCAGAAGTTCTCAATACATTATATGGAGCGAGCAATGATCATTGA
- a CDS encoding ABC transporter permease — translation MIIEFDLGEAVEHGIDFLRNNCSAFFDNVGNSLEYIGKSMEAFLLFIPPWLIIAIFVGFAFWRVSYRFAIFTALSLLLILYGFANGFWELTILAIWLALLSLKRNKLTYVLSAISYLYLPYVLYELGKPLGYWDDTMITLGLILNSTLISLIIGIPLGICMAKSRYVEYIIRPVLDLMQTMPAFVYLIPATILFNIGYSVGIIATIIFAMPPAVRLTHLGIRQVNRELLEAGRSFGCTYWQLLFKVQLPNAMPSIMTGVNQCLMMSLSMVIIGSMVGVEGLGQLVNKSLTTLNISLGFKSGLAVVLLAVILDRITESFGRSQLDKRKSRIEWIKERLHNLQDN, via the coding sequence ATGATCATTGAGTTTGACTTAGGAGAAGCTGTTGAACATGGCATTGACTTTCTACGAAATAATTGCAGTGCTTTTTTTGACAATGTAGGGAACTCATTGGAATATATTGGCAAAAGCATGGAAGCTTTTTTGTTATTTATTCCTCCTTGGCTGATCATTGCTATTTTTGTAGGCTTTGCTTTTTGGCGTGTAAGTTATCGGTTTGCCATTTTTACCGCACTGTCGCTGTTACTAATTCTATATGGATTTGCCAATGGCTTTTGGGAGCTAACTATTTTAGCGATTTGGCTAGCCTTGCTTAGTTTAAAGCGAAACAAACTAACCTATGTGCTCTCTGCAATTTCATATCTTTACCTCCCCTATGTTTTATATGAACTAGGGAAACCTTTAGGTTATTGGGATGACACGATGATCACCTTAGGGCTTATTCTGAATTCTACCCTTATTAGCTTAATTATTGGTATTCCTCTAGGAATTTGTATGGCCAAAAGCCGATATGTTGAATACATTATACGCCCAGTACTTGACCTGATGCAGACTATGCCAGCATTCGTATATCTGATTCCTGCCACTATTTTATTCAATATTGGCTACAGTGTCGGCATTATTGCAACAATCATTTTTGCAATGCCGCCAGCAGTAAGGTTAACACATTTAGGTATTCGCCAAGTAAATAGGGAGTTATTGGAAGCTGGTCGCTCTTTTGGTTGTACATATTGGCAGCTGCTATTTAAAGTACAACTGCCTAATGCAATGCCTTCCATCATGACAGGGGTTAATCAATGTCTAATGATGTCATTATCTATGGTTATTATTGGCTCAATGGTTGGTGTTGAGGGTTTAGGCCAGCTAGTTAATAAGAGCTTAACAACATTAAATATAAGCTTAGGATTTAAAAGTGGCCTAGCCGTTGTTTTATTGGCAGTTATTCTTGATCGTATTACTGAAAGCTTTGGTCGATCACAATTAGATAAACGCAAAAGCCGTATTGAGTGGATTAAAGAAAGACTCCATAACTTACAGGATAATTAG
- a CDS encoding M48 family metallopeptidase has protein sequence MKKLLSCSVLAIALGVTGCTSTNTTNGGAVGVDRKQYMFSMVSEEEVNNTYAKAYAETLQDAQAQNALISKNDKQMKRLQAIADRLIAQVGTFRPDAKNWKWEVNLINSDEVNANCGPGGKIIFYTGIINTLKLTDDEIAAVMGHEIAHALRSHGREAMSKAYGVSAASEVAGLFGVDTTNVNLAQTGVNYLMTLPNSRTNENEADLIGLELAARAGYNPEAAVTLWQKMNKLGSSGPEFMSTHPSNDNRIASLQAAIPKVLPLYEAAKKTNSTTTKK, from the coding sequence ATGAAAAAGTTATTAAGTTGTTCTGTTTTAGCTATTGCTTTGGGCGTTACGGGTTGTACCTCTACTAATACAACCAATGGCGGTGCTGTTGGAGTCGATAGAAAACAATATATGTTTAGTATGGTTTCAGAGGAGGAGGTCAACAATACCTATGCTAAAGCCTATGCAGAAACATTACAAGACGCTCAAGCCCAGAATGCACTTATAAGCAAAAATGATAAACAAATGAAGCGATTACAAGCTATTGCTGATCGTTTGATTGCACAAGTAGGAACTTTCCGTCCAGATGCTAAAAACTGGAAATGGGAAGTCAACTTAATTAATAGTGATGAAGTTAACGCAAACTGTGGCCCTGGTGGAAAAATTATTTTCTACACGGGTATTATTAACACCTTAAAGTTAACAGATGATGAAATTGCTGCTGTCATGGGGCATGAAATTGCTCATGCACTACGTTCACATGGACGCGAAGCAATGTCAAAGGCTTATGGTGTTAGTGCTGCAAGTGAGGTGGCTGGCTTATTTGGTGTTGATACCACCAATGTTAACTTAGCACAAACGGGTGTTAATTATTTAATGACTTTACCTAATAGCCGTACCAATGAAAATGAAGCTGATTTAATTGGTTTAGAGTTGGCTGCACGAGCTGGTTATAACCCTGAGGCTGCGGTGACTTTGTGGCAAAAGATGAACAAGCTAGGAAGTTCTGGCCCAGAGTTTATGAGTACTCATCCATCTAATGATAATCGTATTGCTTCATTACAAGCAGCGATACCTAAAGTGTTACCACTTTATGAGGCGGCTAAAAAAACTAACTCAACTACAACAAAAAAATAA
- a CDS encoding cold-shock protein: MAEREVGTVKWFNDAKGFGFIVRENGADVFVHYQAIRGDGHRSLTDGQKVEFSVTQGQKGLQAEDVVKV, from the coding sequence ATGGCAGAGCGTGAAGTTGGTACTGTTAAATGGTTTAACGATGCTAAAGGTTTTGGATTTATTGTACGTGAAAATGGAGCAGATGTTTTTGTTCATTATCAGGCGATTCGAGGCGACGGCCATCGTTCTTTAACTGATGGTCAAAAAGTTGAATTTTCAGTAACTCAAGGTCAAAAAGGTCTTCAAGCAGAAGATGTAGTAAAAGTATAA